TCCAGCCCGACCTTGGTACAGCCCTAGTGTTTGGGTTTATTTGGCTGGTGATGGCAATTGTGGCAAGGGTAAGATTGCTGCATTTAGGTGGGTTAGCCGCCTTAGCGGTGGCTATGATGCCTGTTCTTATACCGCTGCTTAAGCCGTACCAACGCGCAAGACTAGAGGTGTTTTTAAACCCCACTGCCGATCCACTGCATACGGGCTACAACGTGGTGCAATCCACGATTGCGGTCGGTAGCGGTCAGCTGTTCGGGCGCGGTTTGGATGCCGGCAGTCAATCTCAGCTGAACTTTCTGCCCTCGCAACACACCGACTTCATATTCGCCGTATTGAGCGAAAAGCTGGGATTCGTAGGTGGAGTGTTGGTTTTATTGCTGTTTTTGGCTCTATTATTTAGGGCTTTAGTAATAGCGTCTCGTTCGCAGGACAGATTCGGCATGCTTTTGGCAGTTGGTTTGGTTGCTATGCTGGTATTCCACATCTTTATTAATATTGGTATGAACGTCGGCCTGCTGCCAGTTACAGGTATTCCTCTGCCGTTTGTTTCTTATGGCGGCACCAGTTTGATCGTAACGCTGGCGGCTATCGGGCTGATGGAGTCTGTTGCGATTAGACGCCGCAAGATCCAATTCGGCATCTAGTTCATGCAAGGGGTTTACAGATACAGGCATAATTGCTACACTTTTCAGGTTATTTAACCAAGATTATGCAAGCAGTTATTCAAACCGGCGGAAAACAGTATTTAGTCGCACCAGACCAGACTCTGGAGGTTGAGTTATTGCCAGAAGGCGAGAAAAAGCTAGAGTTTGAAGCTCTACTACTGATCGATGGCGCAAGTATTGCCGTCGGTGCTCCGGCGGTAAAAGGAGCCAAGGTTCGCGCCGAAGTGGTGGAGAACACCAAAGGTGAAAAACTCAAAATACTTAAATTCAAAGCTAAAAAACGGGTTAAAAAGCTGACCGGCCACCGTCAGAAATACACTAAGATAAAAATCACTGGTATTACTAAAAGTTAACTAATTTCCCGGCTAAGGCCGGGTTTTTTGCTTTAGGCTATTGCATAGCTCTTGTGTTTATCGCTATACTGAATTCAACTTATATAGAAGGGTGAGTGTGGATCAACCTGGTGTTAATCCGACCAACAATCCTAAGATGGATCTGTTGCGTGGTGGAGGTACAAATATACAGTCTAATATTCCAGAGCCGGCCGGCGGTGTTCCTGCGAGCTTTACTTCTGGTGCCGCGCCCATACCTTCAGCTAATGCGAAGCCCTTGCCCGCCGCCTCGTACCTAGAGCAGGCCAAAGCTCAGCCAGCTCCAGTGTTTGGAAGCGCTGGCGGCAGTACGCCCATACCTGCAGCTGCTCCAGTAACTGCCATGTCTGCACAGCCCGATCAGGCACCCGCCCAGGCTCAGCCCGAGCCTAAGCCGGCACCTCCGCCACCTGTCACCCCTAAGCCTGCTTCGCCTCGTCGCGGCCGTATTTTAGTGTTGCTGGCGGCTATTATTTTGGCGGCCATTGGCGCTGGTGTCTGGTATTATCTGAATTTGCAGAACCAGCCTGCGCCGGTTGTGCCGACTGAAATTCAACCGGTAGACCCGACCGGCTTAAAGCAGAGCGAGGCAGATACAAGCCGCGCCATTGAGGCCGGAGCGGCCACCAAGCAGAAAAAACTTACCCTAAGCTTTACTATTCCCACCACTGCCAATATGGGCACCTTAACTCCCCAGCTTGAGTTAAGAAAATCAGGAACTGATTTTACAGGCGAACCGACTACGGTCGGGGAAGAGGTTCAGGCTACCGGCAGCGATATAACTGTTAATATCCCGGTTGAGAACCTAGAAGACGGCTTTTACCACTGGCAGGTAAGAACGGTCAAAGGCGAGCAGGTTAGCCAGTGGGTAGTGTTTGGCAATGACCCCAAGGCAGTCGCCTTTATGGTAGATACAGTAGCCCCGGCTGCTGCCTCTCTGCAGTCTCTTGGAGGCAGCAGTGTGAGTGATACTTCCAATACGGTCACAGTTGCTACCCGCAAGCCAACCTTTGTCGGAAAGGCCGACCCGAGCTCCAGGGTGAAGGTTTCGATCCAGAATGGACCCGAACTGTCCGCCGTGGCCGATTCTAGCGGCAACTGGTCGACTACTCCAACTAGCGATTTGGCTGAGGGTCAGTATAAAGTTTCTATCGTAGCTAGTGACGCGGCAGATAACGCTAGTGCGCCGCTGGCCTTTACCATGGAAGTTAAAACCGCCGCTGCTACCACCCCAGCCCCG
This portion of the Candidatus Dormiibacterota bacterium genome encodes:
- the rodA gene encoding rod shape-determining protein RodA is translated as MLRSRFWKNFDWILFGLALLLTAVGLIVIYSTSFKALSLASPVDASHQVIFALVGLGVLLVVARFDYRSWTKLTAFLYGFMILSLVAVLLVGREALGATRWIDLGFFQFQPSEVAKLILVIVLAKFFSRHYDRMHNVRYVLISLAYVAVPAILVLVQPDLGTALVFGFIWLVMAIVARVRLLHLGGLAALAVAMMPVLIPLLKPYQRARLEVFLNPTADPLHTGYNVVQSTIAVGSGQLFGRGLDAGSQSQLNFLPSQHTDFIFAVLSEKLGFVGGVLVLLLFLALLFRALVIASRSQDRFGMLLAVGLVAMLVFHIFINIGMNVGLLPVTGIPLPFVSYGGTSLIVTLAAIGLMESVAIRRRKIQFGI
- the rplU gene encoding 50S ribosomal protein L21, translating into MQAVIQTGGKQYLVAPDQTLEVELLPEGEKKLEFEALLLIDGASIAVGAPAVKGAKVRAEVVENTKGEKLKILKFKAKKRVKKLTGHRQKYTKIKITGITKS
- a CDS encoding Ig-like domain-containing protein, which gives rise to MDQPGVNPTNNPKMDLLRGGGTNIQSNIPEPAGGVPASFTSGAAPIPSANAKPLPAASYLEQAKAQPAPVFGSAGGSTPIPAAAPVTAMSAQPDQAPAQAQPEPKPAPPPPVTPKPASPRRGRILVLLAAIILAAIGAGVWYYLNLQNQPAPVVPTEIQPVDPTGLKQSEADTSRAIEAGAATKQKKLTLSFTIPTTANMGTLTPQLELRKSGTDFTGEPTTVGEEVQATGSDITVNIPVENLEDGFYHWQVRTVKGEQVSQWVVFGNDPKAVAFMVDTVAPAAASLQSLGGSSVSDTSNTVTVATRKPTFVGKADPSSRVKVSIQNGPELSAVADSSGNWSTTPTSDLAEGQYKVSIVASDAADNASAPLAFTMEVKTAAATTPAPAATDTPAAAETPAATTPAATPATTDTSLAATGDETTLISAFSLTVFAISLAVLIRRKPHYGSR